From the genome of Scytonema hofmannii PCC 7110, one region includes:
- the obgE gene encoding GTPase ObgE, with protein MKFIDQAEIEVEAGKGGDGIVAFRREKYVPAGGPSGGNGGKGGSIYLVAVENLQTLLDFRYEHRFKAENGSRGGPNNRTGANGKDLTIELPVGTIIYEAETDEILGDLVQPGQCLVIAAGGKGGLGNQHFLSNRNRAPEYALPGLPGETKLLRLELKLLAEVGIIGLPNAGKSTLISALSAARPKIADYPFTTLVPNLGVVRKPTGDGTVFADIPGLIEGASQGAGLGHDFLRHIERTRILLHLIDATSDDAIADYNIIQQELQAYGRGLTERPQVLALNKIDAVDRETKDLDALAEQLNHLSHSPVFLISAVTGVGLQPLLQQVWSILDQINAVEVEEMSV; from the coding sequence ATGAAATTTATCGATCAAGCAGAAATTGAAGTAGAAGCAGGGAAGGGAGGGGATGGTATAGTCGCCTTCCGAAGAGAAAAGTATGTACCCGCAGGCGGTCCCTCTGGTGGTAATGGGGGAAAAGGCGGTTCGATATATTTAGTTGCTGTGGAAAACCTGCAAACTTTGTTGGACTTTCGATACGAGCACCGTTTTAAAGCAGAAAATGGTTCTCGTGGAGGACCAAATAACCGAACAGGAGCCAATGGAAAAGATTTAACAATTGAACTTCCGGTAGGAACTATTATCTATGAGGCAGAAACTGATGAAATACTGGGGGATTTAGTCCAACCAGGGCAATGTTTAGTAATTGCAGCAGGCGGTAAAGGCGGATTGGGAAACCAACATTTTTTAAGCAACCGCAATCGCGCCCCGGAATATGCTCTCCCTGGGTTACCAGGGGAAACAAAGTTACTCCGTTTAGAGTTGAAACTTTTGGCAGAGGTAGGCATTATTGGATTGCCAAATGCTGGAAAATCAACTTTGATTTCAGCTTTATCAGCAGCACGTCCTAAAATTGCTGATTATCCCTTCACAACCTTAGTGCCGAATTTGGGAGTTGTGCGAAAACCTACTGGTGATGGCACGGTTTTTGCGGATATCCCAGGGTTAATTGAGGGTGCATCTCAAGGTGCGGGGCTTGGACACGATTTTTTGCGTCACATCGAACGTACTCGCATACTGCTACATCTAATTGACGCCACAAGTGATGATGCGATCGCGGACTACAATATAATTCAGCAAGAGTTACAAGCCTACGGAAGGGGTTTAACAGAACGCCCGCAAGTTTTAGCGCTCAATAAAATTGATGCTGTTGATAGAGAAACAAAGGATTTGGATGCTCTAGCCGAGCAACTCAATCACCTGTCTCATTCTCCTGTCTTCCTCATTTCAGCCGTAACTGGAGTTGGATTGCAACCTTTGTTACAGCAGGTTTGGTCAATTCTTGACCAGATTAATGCTGTGGAGGTAGAGGAAATGTCTGTTTAA
- a CDS encoding Mo-dependent nitrogenase C-terminal domain-containing protein: MTNAVKSPYTNEQIAAWLRGLLTIAWADGDFDAQEQELIANITKDELAPSIKVESYDPIEPEELSTILGKGTPAAENFLRTAVMVAIADGTYSSSEDYILHQFCKVLEEPEDMLEALRHTLEHSYQVSATTPTTPVSLQPALTKHQVDALHPLREWLDKLDIQDPRVARFLCKMIPSQCPFERDVTLFGRKMVHIPPLCKLNPLYEQLVGLRFRALSYLADDCGEDVSPYI, encoded by the coding sequence ATGACAAATGCTGTAAAATCTCCATACACCAACGAACAGATAGCCGCTTGGCTGCGTGGCTTGCTAACTATCGCTTGGGCAGATGGGGACTTTGACGCTCAAGAACAAGAACTAATTGCTAACATCACTAAGGATGAACTCGCTCCTAGTATTAAGGTAGAATCCTACGATCCCATAGAACCAGAAGAATTATCCACAATTCTGGGGAAAGGAACTCCAGCCGCAGAAAACTTTCTCCGCACAGCTGTTATGGTCGCGATCGCAGATGGAACATATTCTTCCAGCGAAGACTACATTTTGCACCAGTTCTGCAAAGTTCTGGAAGAGCCAGAAGATATGTTAGAAGCACTGCGTCACACTTTGGAACACTCTTACCAGGTGTCAGCAACTACCCCAACGACTCCAGTTTCTCTACAACCCGCACTTACAAAACACCAAGTTGACGCACTCCATCCTCTGCGCGAATGGCTAGACAAGTTAGATATTCAAGACCCAAGAGTTGCTCGTTTTCTATGTAAAATGATACCATCACAATGCCCTTTTGAGCGGGATGTGACTCTTTTTGGACGTAAGATGGTTCACATTCCACCGTTGTGTAAACTTAATCCACTTTACGAGCAACTAGTAGGCTTACGTTTCCGTGCTCTCTCCTATCTTGCAGATGACTGCGGTGAAGATGTTTCACCATATATTTAG
- a CDS encoding type II toxin-antitoxin system RelE/ParE family toxin, whose protein sequence is MSGQNPKLLLELRPQARSDIKDILKYTTQRWGAQQRSRYKKLIERCLDSIAANPLPRSKKEDAIADYYRRHVDGKGRHFVYYRLLEDRVLVVRILHDSMDVDRHLEDEAETEMEE, encoded by the coding sequence ATGTCTGGCCAGAATCCAAAACTACTGCTTGAACTTCGCCCGCAAGCCCGTTCTGATATCAAAGATATATTAAAATATACAACCCAGCGATGGGGCGCTCAGCAGCGTAGCAGGTACAAAAAGCTGATTGAGCGTTGCCTGGATAGCATCGCTGCCAATCCTCTGCCCAGAAGCAAGAAAGAAGATGCCATCGCGGATTATTACCGCCGTCATGTCGATGGTAAAGGACGGCATTTCGTGTATTACCGATTGCTTGAGGACAGAGTGCTGGTAGTCAGAATCTTGCATGACAGTATGGATGTTGATCGCCATCTTGAAGATGAGGCGGAAACTGAGATGGAAGAGTAG